The Halioglobus maricola genome segment TCGTAGGCGTCGATAGTCGCCTCGAGGTAGGTCTGCACCAGTAACAGTACTTCTTCCCAGCGCAAGGGCGCCCGGTCTTCAGCCATGTCATCGGCGCGGATGAGGTCTGGCAGGTCCGGGCGGCAAAGGGCGCCGCGCCCCAGCATCAGATCCTCGCAGCCACTCACTTCCCGACAGCGCCGGGCATCATCCGGGCTCCAGATTTCACCGTTGGCGATGACGGGAATGTCCAGAAGCTCGCGGGCGATGGCAATTTCCTCCCAGTAGGCTGGTGGTCGATAGCCATGGCGCTTGGTGCGAGCGTGTACGGTGAGTTCATCTGCACCTGTCTCGCCAATACCACGCACAATATCTTCAAACAGCGCGCCGTCTTCGTAACCCAGACGCGTTTTGACGGTAACGGGAACGGAAGAGGGCACAGCGGCGCGCGCAGCACTGGCAATAGCTGCCACGTGTTCCGGATTGCGCAGCAGTATGGAGCCACCGTTGGAATTGTTGACGGTTTTCGCGGGGCAGCCAAAGTTCAGGTCAATTCCCGCGGCTCCCAGTTCTGCTGCACGAGCAGCGTTTTCCGCGACCACCTGGGGATCGCCGCCAAGAATCTGGACGAACACGGGCACGCCGGAGGGGGTTACGCCGCCTTGTTTTAATTCGGGACAATAGCGGTGAAACACGCGCGGAGGTAGTAGCTGGTCGTTTACGCGCACGAACTCGGTGACACAGCGATCCACCTTGCTGACAGATGTGAGCAAGGTGCGCATGGTGTGGTCAACGACGCCCTCCATGGGGGCGATCATCAGTCGCATGGTGTTTTCTCGAGATTGGAGTGCTTGGGTGTCGCAGGCCGCGAATTATACGCCCGGCCACCTTCCAGGGGAATATCGAGCATAGCTACAACTAATGGCGCAATAATGGCACTACCAGGCCAGCTGTTTTATGATTGAGGTCTTCCGTCCGGAGTCAGGGCAGGCTTTGGCTCCTCCTTTTTTGTAACGGTACTGAGATGACAGACGATATTGTTAGCCAGGGTGTCGAGTTGATGCTTTATGGCATGGGCACCGTAGTCGTGTTTCTGGCGCTGCTGGTGGTGATCACGACGTTTATGTCTACCGTGATAACGCGCTACTTTCCCGAGGCTCCCGCACCTGCGCCGGTGCCACGTAAACCTGTCGCGTCGGCGGCCGCGCAGGGTGAGGTAATCGCGGCTATATCCGCGGCCGTTCATCAGCACCGCAGCAACAAACAGTAAATAGAGGTCACCCATGGATGAGAATAGGCGCCCTCTGGGCATTACCGATGTCGTTTTACGCGACGCCTCCCAATCGCTGCTGGCCACGCGGGTCCGTATCGAAGACATGCTGCCCATTGCTGCCAAACTGGATCAGGTGGGATTCTGGTCACTGGAAACCTGGGGTGGGGCGACTTTCGATGCGTGCATCCGCTATCTGGGTGAAGATCCCTGGGAGCGCATTCGCGAGCTGAAAAAGGCTATGCCGAATACGCCGCAGCAGATGTTGTTTCGCGGCCAGAATATCCTCGGCTATCGTCACTATGCTGATGACGTTGTCGAAAAATTTGTTGAGCGCGCCGCCCATAACGGCGTGGATGTGTTCCGCGTGTTCGATGCCATGAACGATATGCGCAATATCGAAGTGGCCTTGCAGGCGGTCAAAAAAGTGGGCAAGCACGCCCAGGGCACGATTTCCTATACCTCCAGCCCGGTGCACAATATTGACTCCTGGGTTGCCCAGGGGAAGTTAATCGAGGACATGGGCGCGGACTCCATCGCGATCAAGGATATGGCGGGCCTGCTTCACCCCTATGAGGGCTATGAGCTGGTCAAACGCCTTAAAGCCTCCTGCGATATTCCCATCGGCCTGCATTGTCATGCAACCACAGGCCTCTCCACGTCCACTATCCTCAAGTGTGTCGAGGCGGGTATCGACAATGTCGACACGTCCATTTCTTCCATGTCCATGACCTATGGTCATTCGCCGACGGAATCGGTGGTCGCCATGCTGCAGGGCACTGACCGCGACCCAGGCCTGGATATACATCTGCTGGAAGAGATTGCGGCGTACTTCCGCGATGTGCGGAAGAAGTACGCTAAAAACGAAGGCTCGCTACGCGGGGTCGATTCCCGCATTCTCGTGGCCCAGGTGCCCGGTGGCATGCTCACTAATATGGAAAGCCAGCTCAAGGAGCAGGGCGCTGCTGATAAGCTCGACGAGGTGCTCGAGGAGATTCCCCGGGTGCGCGAGGACCTTGGATACATTCCCCTGGTGACACCCACTTCCCAGATTGTGGGCACCCAGGCAGTGATTAACGTGCTCACAGGTGAACGCTACAAGTCTATCTCCAAGGAGACCGCTGGTATTCTCAAGGGTGAGTACGGTGCGGCGCCGGCGCCGGTTAATGCAGAATTACAGGCGCGTGTGCTCGAAGGCAAGGAGGCGATCAGCTGTCGCCCTGCAGACCTGCTCGAGCCTGAACTCGATGTTTTGAGCACCGAGCTTCGTAAGCTGGCAGCGGAGAAGAATGTCGCCCTGACCGCCGGTGAGGGCGAAATCGACGATGTCCTCACCTATGCGCTGTTTCCCCAGATTGGCCTTAAGTTCCTGGAAAACCGCGGCAATCCCGATGCCTTTGAACCGCGCCCTGGTAGTGAGCCCGAGCCCCCGGCGGTAGCCGCGCCTGTGGCTGCGGCCAGCGCTGCAGAGGTCTACACCGTCAAGGTCAATGGCACCGCCTACGTGGTCGAAGTCAGTGATGGGGGCGACATTTCCAGTATTGCACCGGTGGCTGCCCCTGCCACCGTTGCGCCCGTCGCCAGCAGTGAGGCAGAGCCACTGCCGGCCCCGCTTGCGGGGAATATTTTCAAGGTCAACGTCGCACCGGGCGACAGTGTTGCCGCGGGGGACGTCATTATCATCCTCGAGGCGATGAAAATGGAAACCGAGGTACGCGCCAGCCGCGATGGCACTGTTGCCAGTGTTGATGTCAAGGTGGGGGATTCCGTCGCTGTCGGCGAAACCCTGATTACGCTGGGCTAACTGGCGATGGAAAATTTGCTCATTCTCTGGAATTCCTCCGGCCTCGCCCAGGTGCAGCTCGGTCAGGTAGTCATGATGGCTATCGGCCTTTTGCTATTGTTCCTGGCCATTCGCAAGAATTTCGAACCGTTACTCCTGGTCCCGATTGGCTTTGGTGGCATTCTGGCGAACATTCCCGGTGCTGGCCTGGCCTATTCGGCGGTGGAGAATGCACTGCAGGCGGCAGACCCTGCGCTGCTGGGCGAGTTCGCCAGCACGCTGGGCCTGGCGACCTTTGAAAGCACCAAGGATCTGCTGATTGCTTACGACAACGCAGGCGCATCAGCTCACCTTGCTGCCGAGCAACTGGCCCGGGATGCCGGCCATGGCAACGGTATGTTGTATACCTTTTACTCTGTGGCCATCGCCTCAGGTATCGCGCCGCTGGTGATTTTTATGGGAGTAGGGGCGATGACAGACTTCGGCCCGCTGCTCGCCAATCCCAAGACCCTGTTTCTGGGTGCGGCTGCCCAGTTCGGTATCTTTGCCACTGTGCTCGGCGCTGTGGGACTGACCTCCGTCGGCGTGATGGATTTCAGCGTGGCCGATGCGGCGGCTATCGGTATCATCGGTGGCGCAGATGGCCCCACTGCGATCTATGTGTCCAGCGTACTGGCGCCCGACCTGCTCGGCGCTATTGCGGTAGCTGCTTATTCCTATATGGCGCTGGTGCCACTGATTCAGCCGCCGATCATGCGTGCGCTGACCACCGAGGACGAGCGCAAGATTGAAATGGTGCAACTGCGGCCGGTCTCCCAACGGGAGAAAATTGTCTTTCCGCTGGCGTTACTTATATTGGTGGCGCTGTTACTGCCCGACGCAGCACCGCTGCTGGGCATGTTTTGTTTCGGCAACCTGATGAAAGAATGCGGTGTGGTCGATCGACTGTCTGACACGGTCCAGAATGCTTTGATCAATATCACAACCATCTTCCTGGGTTTGTCTGTGGGCTCAAAGCTGGTCGCTGATAAATTCCTCGATGTGAACACGCTTGGGATTCTCGGCCTGGGTATTGTTGCTTTTGGTATCGGCACTGCGTCGGGCGTGTTGATCGCCAAGGCAATGAATCGCTTCGGTTCCACTCCGATCAATCCGTTAATAGGATCGGCTGGGGTTTCCGCTGTGCCTATGGCCGCGCGCGTAAGTAACAAGCTCGGCCTCGAGGCCAACCCGCACAACTTCCTGTTGATGCATGCCATGGGCCCGAATGTGGCGGGAGTGATTGGTTCTGCCGTTGCTGCAGGTGTCATGATCAGTCTCGTTGGAGGTTGATCACATGAGCATTCCGATTACGCGGATCAAGCCGCGCTTTAATGAGACCGACGCCCTGGGGCATATCAACAACGCGGCGATGTCAGTCTGGTTCGAGGTGGCCCGGATTGACGCCTTGGATTATCTGCGGGGTGGCCCCAGGTCCGAAGGTCGCTGGCTGGTAGCTTCAGTGACCATCGACTATCTGAGAGAGACCTTTCACGGCACAGATGTGTTAATCCAGATGACTGCCGTGACCGCAGGCAATACTTCGCTGACCATGAAGTGTGAGATGCAGCAGGGCGACACGCTGGTCGCCCGGGGCAGTGCAGTATTGGTGCATGTGGATATGAAAACCAAGCAGACGATACCTGTGCCGGATGTTATCCGTGAGGCTCTCGCCCGCCTGTAGCGCCAGTTCAGGCCTAGCCCTGGTAGCCGAGCACCGCCTGGAAACCCTTATCCATGATGTTCCTGATCAGGCCCTGAATCGCTTCGGTGTCGTTGACGTGGGGGAAGGTTTCTTCCGGGGCAGGTAACTCCAAAAATTGACACAGTGGTTCCCAGCCGTCAGCTACCTCAAATACCAGGAGTCGTTCAGGGTCAATGTACTCGCGAACAGCGGCGGTATGTTCGTTGAACCGCCGGACAAGGTGCTCGCGTTCGTGCATACGACCGTCAAAGTAGTCGTTAATCGTCGCCTTCATATAGGCGCCTGCCTCAGTATCCGGCAGAAAGGCGATCCACTCTTCACCAAAGATCGTGTCCTGAACTGATCGGAACCATTTTTCCGGGTCGCGGACAGTGTGAATCACTTTTGCTTCAGGGTAGAAGTCCGCCAGGGCAGCAAAACTTGTCGAGGCGGGGAAGTCCACCGTAGCAGTGAACCCCCTGAAGATTGCCTCCCAGTCCGGCGTTTCGGTGCCCACCGCTTCCCAAAGCTTCCAGTGCGATGGCCCCTGCGGAAAGCACTCCACCATGTGGTAGCAGGGGAACCCCAGCTGCTCGAGAGCGGCCTTTAGCGACATGGTGCCGGTTCTGCCGAAGCCTGCGCCTATAATATCCAATGCCATGGTGAACTCCCTGGGAGTAGCGTTTACTCAGACGGTGTGGAAATAGCTTCCTTCACCTTGTCCATGTCTACCGACTCGCTGGCTTTCTGCTTGTCCACTGAGTCATAGGCTTTCTTGTAGTCGACGCTATCGCCACTGACGGCTTCGGTCATTTTATCGGTGTCCACCGATTGCACGGCCTTATCCGTGTCCACGGCCTCAACCAGTTTGCCGAGATCTTGCGCGGATGCCGTACCGGCAATAGGCAGTAAGCTGAGGATGAGGGTCTGAAGAATACGTTTGTTCATAGATGTAGATCCTGTCGTTGTCATTGTTTACCGAGTGCGTGCTGGTAGGCGCGTATGCTGTTGGCGAGCCCCTGATGGATGGCATCCACTGTCAGGGCATGGCCGATAGAGACTTCGAGTAGCCCCGGCACTTCTGTAGTAAAGCGGGGCAAGTTGTGTAGGTCAAGGTCGTGGCCTGCATTGAGTCCCAGGCCTTCCTCTGCCGCGACTTCCGCGGCGCGGATGAACTCTCCCAGTACCTTGTCGACATCTGTATTGGTTTTAAAGGCATGGGCATAACGTTCAGTATAGAGCTCGATCCGATCGGTGCCGGTCTGGGCGGCGAGACGAATTTGTTCTGGATCGGGGTCCATGAACAGGCTGGTCCTCATGCCCAGTGATTTGAGCTCTGCTACCAGCGGCGCAACCCGATCGCCATCGCGCTTAAGGTCGAAGCCATGATCGGAGGTGAGCTGGCCGTCGCCATCGGGGACCAGAGTGACCTGGGCAGGGCGGATGTCCTTTACTAATTCCATGAAACCGGGGTAGTCGGTCACTCCCTCTCGCTCGCTTTTGCGAGCGCGGGTGAAGGGGTTGCCCTCGATATTGAATTCAACGTCCAGCATGGCTGCCAGGTCGTAACAATCCTGGGCGCGGATATGACGCTGATCCGGCCGAGGGTGGACCGTAATGCCATCGGCTCCCGCGTCTATGCACATCTGTGCATGGCCCGGCACACTGGGGTTGGTGGTGTCCCTGGAATTACGGATCAAGGCAATCTTGTTGAGGTTGACCGACAGGGCGATCACAGCAGGGATTTCCGTTTCACCTCAATAATAGTGACGGTGTCTGTCGGTACGTCGCTGTGCCCACCTGCATTGCCCGTGGGGACGGTGGCGATGAAGTCCACGACTTTCATGCCTTCGATGACTTCGCCAAACACAGTGTAGCCCTCGCGCCCTGGCGCCCAGTCCAGACGCAGATTATTGCGCAGGTTGACGAAGAACTGGGAGGTTGCGGAATCCGGGTCATTGGTCCGCGCCATGGCAATCGTGCCGCGGGTATTGTGCAGGCGGTTTTTCGATTCATTCACAATCGGGTCATTCGGCGGTTTTTCGCTCATATCCGCCAGGAAACCACCGCC includes the following:
- a CDS encoding tRNA-dihydrouridine synthase yields the protein MRLMIAPMEGVVDHTMRTLLTSVSKVDRCVTEFVRVNDQLLPPRVFHRYCPELKQGGVTPSGVPVFVQILGGDPQVVAENAARAAELGAAGIDLNFGCPAKTVNNSNGGSILLRNPEHVAAIASAARAAVPSSVPVTVKTRLGYEDGALFEDIVRGIGETGADELTVHARTKRHGYRPPAYWEEIAIARELLDIPVIANGEIWSPDDARRCREVSGCEDLMLGRGALCRPDLPDLIRADDMAEDRAPLRWEEVLLLVQTYLEATIDAYDAHCVGNPIKQWLVYLRSYYPQAAILFENIKRLRDPEALRAQLAAEVKAAPAVGRSVA
- a CDS encoding peptidylprolyl isomerase encodes the protein MLRIFTLALALVLAPLTSAAEREETPLPNPLVTVKTSDGSFTLRLFRDKAPISVENFLKYVDEGYYNGTIFHRVIPDFMIQGGGFLADMSEKPPNDPIVNESKNRLHNTRGTIAMARTNDPDSATSQFFVNLRNNLRLDWAPGREGYTVFGEVIEGMKVVDFIATVPTGNAGGHSDVPTDTVTIIEVKRKSLL
- a CDS encoding pyridoxine 5'-phosphate synthase; the protein is MIALSVNLNKIALIRNSRDTTNPSVPGHAQMCIDAGADGITVHPRPDQRHIRAQDCYDLAAMLDVEFNIEGNPFTRARKSEREGVTDYPGFMELVKDIRPAQVTLVPDGDGQLTSDHGFDLKRDGDRVAPLVAELKSLGMRTSLFMDPDPEQIRLAAQTGTDRIELYTERYAHAFKTNTDVDKVLGEFIRAAEVAAEEGLGLNAGHDLDLHNLPRFTTEVPGLLEVSIGHALTVDAIHQGLANSIRAYQHALGKQ
- a CDS encoding OadG family protein, translating into MTDDIVSQGVELMLYGMGTVVVFLALLVVITTFMSTVITRYFPEAPAPAPVPRKPVASAAAQGEVIAAISAAVHQHRSNKQ
- a CDS encoding acyl-CoA thioesterase — its product is MSIPITRIKPRFNETDALGHINNAAMSVWFEVARIDALDYLRGGPRSEGRWLVASVTIDYLRETFHGTDVLIQMTAVTAGNTSLTMKCEMQQGDTLVARGSAVLVHVDMKTKQTIPVPDVIREALARL
- a CDS encoding sulfotransferase family protein — protein: MALDIIGAGFGRTGTMSLKAALEQLGFPCYHMVECFPQGPSHWKLWEAVGTETPDWEAIFRGFTATVDFPASTSFAALADFYPEAKVIHTVRDPEKWFRSVQDTIFGEEWIAFLPDTEAGAYMKATINDYFDGRMHEREHLVRRFNEHTAAVREYIDPERLLVFEVADGWEPLCQFLELPAPEETFPHVNDTEAIQGLIRNIMDKGFQAVLGYQG
- a CDS encoding sodium ion-translocating decarboxylase subunit beta, which codes for MENLLILWNSSGLAQVQLGQVVMMAIGLLLLFLAIRKNFEPLLLVPIGFGGILANIPGAGLAYSAVENALQAADPALLGEFASTLGLATFESTKDLLIAYDNAGASAHLAAEQLARDAGHGNGMLYTFYSVAIASGIAPLVIFMGVGAMTDFGPLLANPKTLFLGAAAQFGIFATVLGAVGLTSVGVMDFSVADAAAIGIIGGADGPTAIYVSSVLAPDLLGAIAVAAYSYMALVPLIQPPIMRALTTEDERKIEMVQLRPVSQREKIVFPLALLILVALLLPDAAPLLGMFCFGNLMKECGVVDRLSDTVQNALINITTIFLGLSVGSKLVADKFLDVNTLGILGLGIVAFGIGTASGVLIAKAMNRFGSTPINPLIGSAGVSAVPMAARVSNKLGLEANPHNFLLMHAMGPNVAGVIGSAVAAGVMISLVGG
- the oadA gene encoding sodium-extruding oxaloacetate decarboxylase subunit alpha, translated to MDENRRPLGITDVVLRDASQSLLATRVRIEDMLPIAAKLDQVGFWSLETWGGATFDACIRYLGEDPWERIRELKKAMPNTPQQMLFRGQNILGYRHYADDVVEKFVERAAHNGVDVFRVFDAMNDMRNIEVALQAVKKVGKHAQGTISYTSSPVHNIDSWVAQGKLIEDMGADSIAIKDMAGLLHPYEGYELVKRLKASCDIPIGLHCHATTGLSTSTILKCVEAGIDNVDTSISSMSMTYGHSPTESVVAMLQGTDRDPGLDIHLLEEIAAYFRDVRKKYAKNEGSLRGVDSRILVAQVPGGMLTNMESQLKEQGAADKLDEVLEEIPRVREDLGYIPLVTPTSQIVGTQAVINVLTGERYKSISKETAGILKGEYGAAPAPVNAELQARVLEGKEAISCRPADLLEPELDVLSTELRKLAAEKNVALTAGEGEIDDVLTYALFPQIGLKFLENRGNPDAFEPRPGSEPEPPAVAAPVAAASAAEVYTVKVNGTAYVVEVSDGGDISSIAPVAAPATVAPVASSEAEPLPAPLAGNIFKVNVAPGDSVAAGDVIIILEAMKMETEVRASRDGTVASVDVKVGDSVAVGETLITLG